In the genome of Ignisphaera cupida, one region contains:
- a CDS encoding B12-binding domain-containing radical SAM protein, producing the protein MENVIVVDANARGEGRRVSTLDVIGVGPRLITSIIKTFGLKATLYPYEAIFNNEEILKEFDAIAISFMISDYKAVKRLVSKWKRINGGIVVLGGPGTLSQSILRLLDFSIAFKGEAEVTLQKLLSKFKTFTEAYYELSKSKNILKGLAIKNGENILDGGIGEWTPKQMLNIIPEINDLKNYPFFWASRVYVETVRGCSNFRRAIQTFDGKYCNNCHICYKGSLSLRINCPMNIPPGCGYCSVPMIHGPARSRNLYSIVEEIEKLINIGVSRIVLSAPDFLDFGRDDLVEGPLTDPCKPSPNIKALEDLLSKISKIKAIAEEKAVVLIENIKPCLVNNDVAEVLGRYVKDTAIYIGLESCSDDLLEKVGRPSKCFESINAIKLLKEHRLRPYVYLMHGLPFEKDEDILKTIQTIDLLRDLGVERIVLYRFTPLPYTAFEFAPRPKAAIFDPLRKILYDKVKEFNINQKKNFIGKLMKAIIAHKYGKKKGYLIAYPMKHGPVVIVKGSSSLIGHRVTIRITNVISDRVVFGEIIYVHEKHI; encoded by the coding sequence GTGGAGAATGTAATTGTTGTTGATGCTAATGCTAGAGGAGAGGGTAGAAGAGTTTCAACATTAGATGTTATAGGTGTAGGCCCAAGACTAATAACATCAATTATAAAGACGTTTGGTCTTAAAGCTACTTTATATCCATATGAAGCTATTTTCAACAATGAAGAAATTCTGAAGGAATTCGATGCCATAGCCATATCATTTATGATTAGTGATTATAAAGCTGTAAAAAGACTTGTCAGCAAATGGAAAAGGATTAATGGAGGTATAGTAGTTCTTGGTGGACCTGGCACATTAAGTCAATCAATATTAAGATTGCTCGATTTTTCAATTGCATTTAAGGGAGAAGCTGAGGTTACACTACAAAAACTTTTGTCGAAGTTTAAAACATTTACTGAAGCATACTATGAATTATCCAAATCAAAGAATATACTAAAGGGATTAGCAATAAAAAATGGTGAAAACATTTTAGATGGTGGCATAGGCGAGTGGACACCTAAACAAATGCTGAATATAATACCCGAAATTAATGACCTTAAAAATTACCCATTTTTCTGGGCATCAAGAGTTTATGTAGAGACTGTTAGAGGTTGTAGTAATTTTCGAAGAGCTATTCAAACATTTGATGGTAAATACTGCAATAATTGTCACATATGCTACAAGGGCTCATTAAGCCTTAGAATCAATTGTCCTATGAATATACCTCCAGGCTGTGGCTATTGTAGCGTGCCTATGATTCATGGACCTGCAAGATCCCGCAATCTGTATAGCATAGTTGAAGAAATTGAGAAACTGATAAACATAGGTGTAAGTAGAATAGTGTTAAGTGCTCCTGATTTTCTAGATTTTGGAAGAGATGATTTAGTAGAGGGTCCTCTTACAGATCCCTGCAAACCTTCACCAAATATTAAAGCATTAGAAGATTTGTTGAGTAAAATATCTAAGATCAAAGCTATTGCGGAAGAAAAAGCCGTTGTATTAATTGAGAATATAAAGCCATGTTTAGTTAACAATGATGTAGCAGAGGTTCTAGGGAGATATGTAAAAGATACTGCAATATATATTGGCTTAGAAAGTTGTAGTGATGATTTACTAGAAAAAGTTGGAAGACCTTCAAAATGCTTCGAAAGTATCAATGCTATTAAGCTGCTTAAAGAACATAGGCTTAGACCATATGTTTATCTTATGCATGGACTGCCTTTTGAAAAGGATGAGGATATATTGAAAACAATTCAAACTATTGATTTGCTTAGGGATTTAGGTGTAGAAAGAATAGTTTTGTATAGATTTACACCATTGCCATATACAGCATTCGAATTTGCCCCAAGACCAAAAGCAGCTATTTTTGATCCCTTAAGAAAGATTTTATATGACAAAGTAAAAGAATTTAATATTAATCAAAAAAAGAATTTCATAGGCAAATTAATGAAAGCAATCATAGCTCATAAATATGGTAAGAAGAAAGGATATCTCATAGCATATCCAATGAAACATGGACCTGTTGTTATTGTTAAAGGATCTAGTAGCTTAATTGGACATAGAGTTACCATTAGAATAACTAATGTAATTAGTGATCGAGTTGTATTTGGAGAAATTATCTATGTTCATGAAAAACATATTTGA
- a CDS encoding STT3 domain-containing protein: MKNNIFILVYRLWDKHSRIVTAIVVVLIAFIAFWLRMQQYFNVTSSGIASVYPEAKLDELDTFFNYWVVSYLDKNGLQSWTSLTSTNPATCVFWYPSCRNVFASDLQGHILTIYLLYEIFKSFGVSLYDLMAILPPVMGALVTIFIALTVNEVTNSKIASITAALIYSLFFISREVAGFTVKYSFGLFIAPIALWLHFRALKSPKIYNFALAGIALAYGASVWTGIGLTAIPVYASMIFLPFVKDLSSKTVFKEYLTGFAIESTIPFIVMYLMPTYHGGRFVLAIAYYIALAIFVFAWLLHILFKRRKAMKIYAAIFVASIILAGTLIILFDTVPGLYEQFTKFIPIAGKIMLGLGIRPPGVPATVAEYQPLYELGSLPQYMILTLMLMIFILIPMTIYILIKSKTISLLIMLIWIGLTWYATYNLSYFVDYMKLVTAACVGLSLGVLFQYLKPEIRVVGRLTRVKVSFMQIIGIIVAIIVLIASIPVAFAESNQYYISYTMISRAEGFFLPTTVWLDTLKFIRFNTSPNALILSWWDYGYWISVIGNRSTVADGATINSTRIHVLAQFFTMPYESALQYLNQFGICKKSDVYVLIFSPIDVYVNYSSKNVYIGLNSPSQFSFGDMAKFISAIIYLATGSSPLSIPLTTITSYPASASSLGGYNELASNKWVVAKRVYVGGSQYTVEIGLNWNSSTVLNATMPRLYAWSILQTFSKMYPSYNIKIVPWVLGYELIGSSFTVVVEPVLESKYFESYGIYATIKNVNQSLYSLAYAGISQPFKLFIASNRSAEAYRVVFIALLKLNSNVYNSICTKH; this comes from the coding sequence GTGAAAAACAACATTTTTATCTTGGTTTACAGGCTTTGGGATAAGCATTCAAGAATTGTTACAGCCATTGTTGTAGTATTGATAGCTTTCATTGCCTTTTGGTTGCGAATGCAACAATATTTCAATGTGACAAGTTCTGGTATAGCATCTGTTTATCCTGAAGCTAAATTGGATGAACTCGATACATTCTTTAATTATTGGGTTGTGTCATATCTTGATAAAAATGGATTACAATCATGGACTAGTCTTACAAGCACTAACCCAGCTACATGTGTGTTTTGGTATCCTTCTTGTAGAAATGTTTTTGCATCTGATTTACAAGGGCATATACTAACTATATACTTGCTATATGAAATCTTTAAATCTTTTGGAGTTTCATTATATGATTTAATGGCGATTTTACCTCCGGTAATGGGAGCTCTTGTAACAATATTTATTGCATTAACTGTAAATGAAGTAACAAACAGCAAAATCGCGTCAATAACAGCTGCATTGATTTATTCGCTATTCTTCATTAGTAGAGAAGTAGCAGGATTTACAGTTAAATACTCATTTGGATTGTTCATAGCCCCTATAGCGCTATGGCTACATTTTAGAGCTTTGAAATCCCCTAAAATATATAATTTTGCTCTTGCTGGTATTGCACTTGCATATGGCGCTAGTGTGTGGACAGGTATTGGACTTACAGCAATACCGGTATATGCATCAATGATTTTTTTGCCCTTTGTTAAAGATTTATCCTCAAAAACTGTCTTCAAAGAATATTTAACTGGTTTTGCTATAGAATCAACAATACCATTCATTGTCATGTATTTAATGCCAACATATCACGGTGGAAGATTTGTACTTGCAATAGCATATTACATTGCGTTAGCAATTTTTGTTTTTGCTTGGCTTCTTCACATCTTATTTAAAAGAAGAAAAGCTATGAAGATATATGCAGCAATTTTTGTGGCTTCAATAATACTAGCAGGAACTCTCATAATATTGTTTGATACTGTTCCAGGACTTTATGAACAATTCACAAAGTTTATTCCAATTGCTGGAAAGATCATGCTTGGCCTGGGAATAAGGCCTCCTGGTGTACCTGCAACTGTAGCTGAGTACCAGCCTCTGTATGAGCTTGGTTCATTGCCTCAATATATGATATTAACACTTATGTTAATGATATTTATACTCATACCAATGACAATTTACATTTTAATTAAATCAAAGACCATTAGCTTGCTAATAATGTTGATATGGATTGGTTTAACATGGTATGCAACATATAATTTAAGCTATTTTGTTGATTACATGAAACTTGTAACAGCTGCATGTGTGGGTTTGTCTCTGGGTGTTTTGTTTCAATATTTAAAACCTGAAATTAGAGTTGTTGGTCGTTTAACCAGAGTTAAAGTTTCTTTTATGCAGATTATTGGAATTATTGTTGCAATTATAGTGCTTATAGCATCAATACCTGTAGCATTTGCTGAAAGCAATCAATACTACATCTCCTATACAATGATTTCAAGAGCAGAGGGCTTCTTCTTACCAACAACTGTTTGGCTTGACACGTTAAAATTCATAAGGTTTAATACATCGCCAAACGCTTTAATACTAAGCTGGTGGGATTATGGCTACTGGATATCTGTTATAGGCAATAGATCTACTGTTGCTGATGGTGCAACAATAAATTCTACGAGAATACATGTTCTTGCACAATTCTTTACCATGCCATATGAAAGCGCTTTGCAATATCTAAATCAATTTGGCATATGCAAGAAAAGCGATGTTTATGTGCTCATATTTAGCCCTATAGATGTTTATGTTAATTACTCTTCAAAAAATGTTTACATAGGTCTGAACTCGCCATCGCAATTTAGTTTCGGGGATATGGCAAAATTCATTAGTGCAATAATATATTTAGCAACAGGCTCATCACCTTTAAGCATACCTCTTACCACAATTACAAGTTATCCTGCATCAGCATCATCACTAGGAGGATATAATGAGTTAGCATCAAATAAGTGGGTTGTTGCAAAAAGAGTATATGTAGGAGGAAGCCAGTATACTGTAGAAATAGGTCTTAATTGGAATTCTTCAACTGTTTTAAATGCTACTATGCCAAGACTCTATGCATGGTCTATTCTTCAAACATTCTCAAAAATGTATCCATCATACAACATAAAGATTGTGCCATGGGTACTAGGCTATGAGCTTATAGGCTCTAGCTTCACAGTTGTTGTTGAACCAGTACTTGAATCAAAATATTTTGAATCTTATGGCATATATGCAACAATTAAGAATGTAAATCAATCGCTATATAGCTTAGCATATGCAGGAATTTCACAACCATTTAAACTGTTTATTGCGTCAAATAGAAGTGCTGAAGCTTATAGGGTAGTTTTCATAGCATTGCTAAAACTAAATAGCAATGTTTACAATAGTATATGTACAAAACACTAA
- the hsp20 gene encoding archaeal heat shock protein Hsp20 — protein sequence MSEPEERRGRRRRSIFDLFDDLFSELEEELNELERSFRIGLAPLDKSEFGKPIVYGFRIEIGPDGIPKIYEFGNVKRSGRGRPKVIVSEELEPLVDIYEEEDKIRVVLEMPGVDENKIKVEALDDRHIVVEGSNHDRKYKKEIELPTEVDVDSAEAVYKNGVLEIRLKKKKESKKGKIIRVVKEH from the coding sequence ATGTCAGAACCAGAAGAACGTAGGGGGAGGAGGAGAAGAAGCATTTTCGATTTATTCGATGACTTGTTTAGCGAATTAGAAGAAGAGTTAAACGAATTAGAGAGATCTTTTAGAATAGGTCTTGCACCACTAGATAAAAGCGAATTTGGCAAACCCATAGTATATGGTTTCAGAATAGAAATTGGTCCTGATGGCATTCCTAAAATTTATGAATTTGGCAATGTTAAACGAAGTGGAAGAGGAAGACCAAAAGTCATTGTAAGTGAAGAACTTGAGCCTTTGGTTGACATTTATGAAGAGGAAGACAAAATTAGAGTAGTTCTTGAAATGCCAGGTGTTGACGAAAATAAAATAAAGGTTGAAGCACTTGATGATCGCCATATAGTTGTTGAGGGATCTAATCATGATAGAAAATATAAGAAAGAAATAGAGCTGCCAACAGAAGTTGATGTTGATTCTGCTGAGGCTGTGTATAAGAATGGTGTTTTAGAAATTAGATTGAAGAAGAAGAAAGAGAGTAAAAAAGGTAAGATAATAAGGGTTGTGAAGGAACATTAA